The Cicer arietinum cultivar CDC Frontier isolate Library 1 unplaced genomic scaffold, Cicar.CDCFrontier_v2.0 Ca_scaffold_5470_v2.0, whole genome shotgun sequence genome includes the window TTATTTTCTAGAATCTGTTTGTATAATCTTAAAAAGGTgatattatatttcataaaaaaaaagtatcttattattaataaaaaaaatatcactattACTATGGTTAGTTCGAGttaaatgaaacaaataaaaataatgattagTCTAGTATCGAATTTCGTAAAAATTAACCAAACCCAACCCGCGTACACCCATGATCTTTGCTTAATCTACCGTATGTTGAGTCAGCAGtactaataaatttttatatcaaaagtatttaagttatttaataagattctgtcaaaaataaaataaaaaagattctattaaaaaataaattatttcctaAAATCTGTTTATATAATCTTAAAAGTGTgatattatatttcataaaaaaaaaacttattaataaaaaagatatattttattattactatgaTTTCTTATATATTTAGGATTAGGATTGAGTAAAAAAGATAGAGTCtcttctataaatagagattaatgTATCGCAAGAATACGCATATTTGACtttaatagtaatatttttgTCACAAGTTCAACAGATTAAAACAAAGGCTATGGATGAAGTGGGTAATTATTTGAGCAGAGAGGATGAATATGCATTGTCAATTTATCCTAAGGATGTTGTGGATCGATTGAAGAAAATGGTTGCTGATATACATAAAACTTTACAAGAGATTCAAAGTCACTATGTTGTTGATGTCAAAaagattgattttgatttggtGCCTGCGATATCTCAGACACCTTCTCTAAAGAAAACAGCAACACACCATGCTAGTGAATCAAGCAACCAATCTTATCATGAAACTAGGGGTCATCGTTGGACAGAGGATGAGCACAAGttagtttttatttcttttatttttttttttatttttatctttgctTTCATATTAATGTGATTATTATTGACCACCATGTTATACtgtactaatttattttttctcatgTTGTAGTCTATAATATATGGTCCAATGCATTTGTTAGAACTGAATtagtatatatatgttttctgTAAGTCCTATTCTGAATTAAAGGCCATAACTAGCATGAGTATGATCAAATAGATGGAGAGTGAGTATTTTGAATCAAGAGATTCCAATTTCCAACTTTTTATATGACTGTCAATAACATTAATCATAAGATACTGAAGATGAAGAGTTGGTACCACTACCTGTCATAAAGGAAATTATGGTATCTATCTATCTTGTGCTGGAAGTTATGTATGTACTTAGGATTACTGGTTATATCAGTTTGTGGATTTTACATCTTTATGGTTGCTGAAGTTCATATAATGGATATGCTATGCTTTgttttacttaattataaattggtTGAATAGGTTATTTATTGAGGGATTGGACAAGCATGGAAAGGGTGACTGGAAAAGTATATCAATGCACATGAGAACAAGAACACCTACACAAGTAGCAAGTCATGCTCAGAAATACTTCAATCATTGGAAGTCAATCAATGAGAATAAGAAAAGAAGGCGGCGACCGAGCATACACGATGTCACTCATCTGGAAAATAGAAATACTTCAGCACACCAACGACCAGTTATTGGCCAAACAAGCAATCCAACCCCTGGACACATGGATTATGGTTTTGGGTCTGTTCCTGAGACTGTTATTCCAGAGGCACTAATGAATTTGGGTCCTATGTCATATCCCATGCATCATTCATATACTCTATGATGAAGTGCTGATCAGAGGC containing:
- the LOC101504597 gene encoding transcription factor SRM1-like — translated: MDEVGNYLSREDEYALSIYPKDVVDRLKKMVADIHKTLQEIQSHYVVDVKKIDFDLVPAISQTPSLKKTATHHASESSNQSYHETRGHRWTEDEHKLFIEGLDKHGKGDWKSISMHMRTRTPTQVASHAQKYFNHWKSINENKKRRRRPSIHDVTHLENRNTSAHQRPVIGQTSNPTPGHMDYGFGSVPETVIPEALMNLGPMSYPMHHSYTL